The genomic window GACCATTAGGTAATTTCCGAACCTCGTGGGCCTCCCATACCTTTTTATATAAATTCTTGCCCATATAAAAATGTCATTGCGAGCCATGTCATCCCTGCCCCCGATCAGGTCGAGGGTAAACTCCGGCAGGGACCCATGATAGCTAGGCAATCTTCCTTTTCATCAGTGCTTGTTGAAAAATGCACTTTCTGTCATCCCTGCGAAGGCAGGGATCCAGTGATTTAAGGCAGTTCTGGATTCCCGCCTTCGCGGGAATGACATTTTTCAACACGCCCATCATTCTTTTAAACTTAAACCCAACTAAATGTCAAGACGGGGTATAATCGTTAAAAACAATCCTAAATATTGTACAAAAATAGAAAACAATGCATTTTTTCATAAAAATAACACAAAAATAAATAAATGATATTGATTTTTTACGAAAAAAGCTGTCTTTTAGCTAAATATTATTTTACGATAGTTGAAAAAGGCGACTAAAATGGCTGAAAAGAAACGAACTGGGGCACAAGCTTTATTAGATGTCATGCATTATCATGGGGTAGAGTATGTATTTGGCCACCCTGGCGGTGCAGCCATCCCAATTTTTGATGCTTTAGTGGGATCACCTATCAAATTTATCCTCACTCGTCATGAACAAGGGGCTACTCACATGGCAGATGGCATGGCACGGGCTAGTGGCAAGGCCGGTGTGGCCTTGGTAACCAGCGGCCCTGGTGCTACCAATACCATAACGGGCATTATGACGGCCCATATGGATTCTAGCCCCATGGTGGTGGTAACCGGTCAAACCATCACTTCAATGTTGGGTATGGACGCTTTTCAAGAGGCCGATGTGTCGGGGATTACCTATCCGGTGGTTAAACATTCTTACCTCGTCAAAAACGTGCACGATATTCCCCGGGTGGTTAAAGAGGCCTTTTATTTGGCCGAGTCGGGGCGCCCCGGGCCAGTGCTCATTGATTTACCCAAAGATATTTCGTCGGCAGAGTTTGTCCCTGATTACAATGCAGAAATGGATTTGCCCGGTTACAAGGTGCCAGGTGCGGGTGACCCGGAAGCCATTGCCAAGGCAGCTGAACTTTTAAGCAAGGCAAAACGGCCTTTGTTGCTCGTTGGTCATGGCGCGGTGATTTCGGGTGCAAATAAGGCCATCAAGTTTTTGGTGGAAAAAATGCGCATTCCGGTGACCAATACTTTATTGGGCAAAGGGGCATTTCCCGAAAGTCATGAATTAAACCTCGGCATGTTAGGCATGCACGGTACGGCTTACGCTAACAAAGCCGTGGTGGCCTGCGATCTCATCATGTCGATTGGTTCACGTTGGGATGATCGCATTGTGGGGCGGCTCAAAGATTTTTGTCCTGATGCCGTGAAGATTCACGTGGATATTGATGATGCCGAGATGGGTAAAATGGTGAAGGCCCATTGTTCGATTGTGGGTGATGCCCGGTTGGTGGTCGAAGAACTTAACACCCAACTCAAACCCGCTGACACTTCCGATTGGTTAAAACAAGTTGCCAAATGGAAAAAACAATATCCCCTTCATTATAAAATGAAGGGTGGGCTTAAAATGCAATACGTCTTTGATGAAATTTATAAACTCACCGAAGGCAAGGCGGTGGTGGTTACCGATGTGGGTCAACACCAAATGTGGGCAGCGCAATTTTTTAAAGTGGATCAACGTTTCCATTGGATCAGTTCAGGGGGAGCCGGCACCATGGGTTTTGGTTTTCCAGCCAGCTTAGGGGCTCAGCTTGCTCGGCCCGATAGCATGGTTATTGCTATTGTGGGGGATGGTGGTTTTCAAATGACGCTTTGTGAACTGGCGACGGCTGCCATCAATAAAATTCCGGTGAAAGTTTTTGTAATGAACAACCGTTATTTAGGCATGGTGCGGCAGTGGCAAAATCTTTTTTACGAAGATCGCCTCTCGGGGGTTGATTTAGAAGGCAATCCTGATTTTGTAAAATTAGCCGAATCTTATGGCATCAAAGGTTGGAAGATTAAACGCAATGCCGATGTGCGTCGGATTGTCAAAGAGGCGTTAGCTTATCAAGGTGGGCCTTGTTTGGTCGAAGTGGTGTGTGAAAAAGAAGATAACGTTTTTCCCATGATTCCAGCAGGGGCCGCTGTGTCGGAGATGATCATTGAACCGACGAAACGTAAATTAGCTAAGCCAACAGGGAGTACGTAATTGTCATTGCGAGCTGTGTCATCCTCGCGAATGCGGGGACCCATGATAACAGGCGTGGCAATCTCGATTGGAGTAAAATTTATGAACAATAGCCCCGAATCCCACGCAATCAGTTTGTTAGTTAGCAACAAACCAGGCGCGCTGATCCGTATTGCTCTTGTGTTTGCCAGGCGTGGTTATAATATCGATAGTTTAGTGGTGTCGCCAGCGACCGATGAAAAATTTGCGCGCATGACCATCGTGGCCAACGGCGATAAAGAAACCTTAGAACAAATCATCAAACAATTAAATAAATTAGTGGATGTAATTCACGCCCGCGATCACACCGGTGAAGTGATGGTCGATAAAGAATTGGCCTTAATTAAAGTTCAATGCCCCATTGAAAAACGCACCGAGGTTTTACAAATCGTCGAATATTTCAAAGCCGAAACGGTTGATCTTACCGAAGACACCATGATGCTTCAAGTCACGGGCGATTCCGAAAGAATCAATTCGATCCTCGTGATGCTCAATAAATATGGTGTTGTCGACACCGTCCGGAGTGGTAAGCTCATCATGTCTCGGGGGCATGCTACTACTTAATTTAGACTATTTTGCATCATAGGGTGGCCCAATAAGCTGCCAGGCGGCTGCCAATGCAGCCTCGTTGTGCCTTATTATATTAAGCCCTTCAAATGCCTGTAATAAGTGGCTGGCCATGATCTTATCAGGCAGAGTGGCGATCTCTATCTCTAAAGGGATTTCGTCATCAAGCAGCCGATAGTTTTCTAAATCAAGTTGTGAAAAAATTTCTAAATGTTCAGCCAAAAAATCCCAATCGCCAATCTTCATGAGATAAATCAATTGGCTGGCTGTGTTTTCATGTTCAGGTTGGGTGATAAGCTTATTTCGTACTGCTTCGACATATCTTGGGTCGGGCATTTCAAATGCCTCAAAATATCGAGGTACGGCCATGCGAATATCAGGGAAGGCCGATTCTTTAAAACTCCAGACTAAATCGTGATATTTACTATTTTGAGCCTCTTTTAAGATCCAAATACAAGTGTCG from Deltaproteobacteria bacterium includes these protein-coding regions:
- the ilvN gene encoding acetolactate synthase small subunit; this encodes MNNSPESHAISLLVSNKPGALIRIALVFARRGYNIDSLVVSPATDEKFARMTIVANGDKETLEQIIKQLNKLVDVIHARDHTGEVMVDKELALIKVQCPIEKRTEVLQIVEYFKAETVDLTEDTMMLQVTGDSERINSILVMLNKYGVVDTVRSGKLIMSRGHATT
- the ilvB gene encoding biosynthetic-type acetolactate synthase large subunit — its product is MAEKKRTGAQALLDVMHYHGVEYVFGHPGGAAIPIFDALVGSPIKFILTRHEQGATHMADGMARASGKAGVALVTSGPGATNTITGIMTAHMDSSPMVVVTGQTITSMLGMDAFQEADVSGITYPVVKHSYLVKNVHDIPRVVKEAFYLAESGRPGPVLIDLPKDISSAEFVPDYNAEMDLPGYKVPGAGDPEAIAKAAELLSKAKRPLLLVGHGAVISGANKAIKFLVEKMRIPVTNTLLGKGAFPESHELNLGMLGMHGTAYANKAVVACDLIMSIGSRWDDRIVGRLKDFCPDAVKIHVDIDDAEMGKMVKAHCSIVGDARLVVEELNTQLKPADTSDWLKQVAKWKKQYPLHYKMKGGLKMQYVFDEIYKLTEGKAVVVTDVGQHQMWAAQFFKVDQRFHWISSGGAGTMGFGFPASLGAQLARPDSMVIAIVGDGGFQMTLCELATAAINKIPVKVFVMNNRYLGMVRQWQNLFYEDRLSGVDLEGNPDFVKLAESYGIKGWKIKRNADVRRIVKEALAYQGGPCLVEVVCEKEDNVFPMIPAGAAVSEMIIEPTKRKLAKPTGST